A region from the Drosophila bipectinata strain 14024-0381.07 chromosome 3R, DbipHiC1v2, whole genome shotgun sequence genome encodes:
- the sad gene encoding cytochrome P450 315a1, mitochondrial, with amino-acid sequence MKSERPGPLRWLRHLLDELLVRLLSLRLFHYEINDPGLELQPVPKFVPIPRVKGLPIVGTFLDLIAAGGAMHLHKYIDARHRQYGPIFRERLGGTQDAVFVSSANLMRGVFLHEGQYPQHPLPDAWTLYNQRHACRRGLFFMEGAEWLHNRRILNRLLLNGNLNWMDVHIENCTKRLVDQWRSRTAELETTVNVTEPTLDESCEKRSYEVPQLEQQLYRWSIEVLCCIMFGNTVITCPEIQSALDHFTQIVHKVFEHSSRLMTFPPRLAQMLRLGIWSDFEKNVDEVLREGAAIIDHCIELQQHQGPKDDPQLPHEEALFQRLQAAEVAADMIKRIFVDLVIAAGDTTAFSSQWALFVLSQNQFLQKRLARERASHGSQLLHGLIKESLRLYPVAPFIGRYLPQDTQLGGHFIEKDTLVLLSLYTAGRDASHFERPELVLPERWCLGQSEQVHQSHGSLPFAIGQRSCIGRRVALKQLHSLLGQCATQFEMHCLNEQPVDCVLRMVTVPDQTLRLALRPRTE; translated from the exons ATGAAGAGCGAGCGGCCGGGTCCGCTGCGCTGGCTACGCCATCTGCTCGACGAGCTCCTGGTGCGCCTATTAAGTCTGCGGTTGTTCCACTACGAAATTAATGATCCCGGGCTGGAATTGCAGCCCGTTCCCAAATTCGTACCCATACCCAGGGTCAAGGGCTTGCCAATCGTGGGGACTTTTCTGGATCTGATCGCTGCCGGAGGAGCCATGCA CCTTCATAAGTATATTGATGCTCGCCACCGGCAGTATGGGCCCATCTTTCGGGAACGCTTGGGCGGCACTCAGGATGCAGTGTTCGTCTCATCCGCCAATCTGATGCGAGGCGTCTTCCTGCACGAGGGTCAGTATCCGCAGCATCCGCTACCGGATGCCTGGACGCTCTACAACCAGAGGCATGCCTGCCGACGTGGACTGTTCTTCAT GGAGGGCGCCGAATGGCTGCATAACCGACGCATACTTAATCGGCTGCTGCTCAACGGAAATTTGAATTGGATGGACGTGCATATTGAGAACTGTACCAAGCGGTTGGTGGACCAGTGGCGGAGCCGAACCGCGGAGTTGGAGACTACAGTAAACGTTACGGAGCCGACGTTGGACGAGAGTTGCGAGAAACGCAGTTACGAAGTACCCCAGTTGGAGCAGCAGCTCTACAGATGGTCCATTGAAG TGCTCTGTTGCATCATGTTCGGCAACACAGTGATCACCTGCCCCGAGATTCAGTCGGCCCTGGACCACTTCACTCAGATTGTGCACAAGGTTTTCGAGCACAGCTCACGCCTGATGACTTTTCCGCCAAGATTGGCTCAGATGCTGCGTCTGGGAATCTGGAGCGACTTCGAGAAAAATGTTGATGAAGTGTTGCGTGAGGGAGCTGCCATCATTGATCACTGCATAGAACTGCAGCAGCATCAAGGGCCCAAGGATGACCCCCAACTGCCGCATGAGGAGGCCCTCTTCCAGCGCCTGCAGGCTGCGGAGGTCGCTGCCGATATGATTAAGCGGATATTTGTTGACTTGGTCATAGCAGCAGGTGACACG ACCGCCTTTAGCAGCCAGTGGGCATTGTTTGTGCTGTCCCAAAATCAGTTCCTCCAGAAACGGCTGGCCCGAGAGCGAGCTTCCCATGGCTCCCAGTTGCTACACGGTCTGATCAAGGAATCTTTACGTCTGTATCCAGTGGCGCCATTCATAGGTCGCTATCTGCCCCAAGATACGCAACTGGGTGGACACTTCATCGAGAAGGAT ACTCTGGTGCTGCTCTCCCTATACACAGCCGGGCGTGATGCATCCCACTTTGAGCGTCCTGAGCTGGTACTGCCGGAGCGCTGGTGCCTTGGACAGTCGGAGCAGGTGCATCAATCGCACGGCAGCCTGCCCTTCGCCATCGGTCAGCGGTCTTGTATCGGACGTCGCGTGGCATTAAAGCAGCTACATTCCCTCTTGGGTCAGTGTGCTACCCAGTTCGAAATGCACTGTCTCAACGAGCAGCCCGTCGATTGCGTTCTCCGCATGGTTACTGTTCCGGATCAGACCCTGCGTTTGGCCCTCCGGCCGCGAACCGAGTGA
- the LOC108130870 gene encoding sphingomyelin phosphodiesterase 4 — MSQLMPPENLGSRVLTVLSLPLLERLQELSILFDRCSLRQIQEIYPHIVHSVFGINGNPLGWGLRTTTLENNPLQFQMLHQFFGICGSWMHLCHRLLADQCKFELDVSLLPAKFVSMLQAGQNPMFYGDLINMDPLRNQLGTLSLNAFDFYIIHFVLYALQPLHSINPIAMQIHNVRSKTVYLKLVSEYLNNYLPLFPDARIEPVHFSSGVKAPQPLPAQALQPLRQPRYLKIPSSFLNGGNVSVGVSSSSNASAGNTSPQSSGASTGAARAYAWRSESVLHFFVDIWLRYDIESEHHLPSSDFVRGVRTLVKQIHFFANGASQDHSSLCCLRKVSLGMVKSRIYAFICGLIDRWPLDSSLMVVLELWLSYIQPWRYTMAALNNKSSGLAYLPPISSCFDGFIIDNLIMYTHIFIQLLPRFQRLDYTVYRNAFMLYRLATMFSQNDLIDRLQRYERLNAGNSYGFDSPQRQVNMMNKSLSPGVHWSPVVGTHFPKLFSETMKLQMENFLLLISMSRNSIHRDMAALRNQIAEKQRSNGFLINFFNKLFGESTQDEVTLHEFSRIPEVLRQCIDAFCRTFNVDQANLSLHENMPEETCAPASAVPLQKFSFFDDSDSLDTSKINPHQMSLNASNIQATIDPAQMPVRTNEVKPLVRLLYCLSEKINKKYGSQIQAYYTRDDYCGKVARQLLYAPMTEQWFDKRAGNTVLCERLVPPRVCLRQLGSLPVLATIGLTLLIGQVLWGSPILGLILLSSLVIGYNLLLALFS, encoded by the exons CCTTGGGATGGGGCCTGCGGACGACAACGCTGGAGAACAATCCACTGCAGTTCCAAATGCTGCATCAGTTTTTTGGAATCTGTGGGTCCTGGATGCATCTGTGTCACCGCCTCTTGGCTGACCAGTGCAAGTTCGAGCTGGATGTCAGCCTACTGCCG GCTAAATTTGTGAGCATGCTGCAGGCGGGGCAAAATCCAATGTTTTATGGGGATCTGATAAATATGGACCCATTAAGGAACCAGTTAGGGACGCTTTCGCTAAATGCCTTCGACTTCTACATTATACACTTCGTTTTGTACGCCCTACAACCCCTTCACTCCATCAATCCGATCGCTATGCAGATACACAACGTGCGAAGCAAAACCGTGTATCTTAAACTGGTATCTGAGTACCTTAACAACTACCTGCCCCTGTTTCCAGATGCGCGAATAGAGCCTGTTCATTTTAGTAGTGGTGTAAAGGCACCCCAGCCTCTACCAGCACAGGCTCTTCAGCCATTAAGGCAGCCACGTTACCTTAAAATACCGTCGTCGTTCCTTAACGGAGGAAATGTTTCTGTTGGAGTCAGTTCAAGCAGCAATGCCAGCGCCGGTAATACGTCCCCCCAGTCGAGTGGCGCCAGTACAGGTGCCGCTCGAGCATATGCCTGGCGCTCCGAGAGTGTGCTGCACTTTTTTGTGGACATTTGGCTGCGCTACGATATAGAGTCGGAGCACCACCTTCCAAGCAGCGATTTTGTACGCGGAGTACGCACCCTAGTAAAGCAGATCCATTTCTTTGCTAACGGTGCCTCGCAGGATCACAGTTCACTTTGTTGCTTGCGTAAGGTATCCTTAGGTATGGTTAAATCACGGATCTACGCCTTTATTTGCGGCCTAATTGATCGCTGGCCGCTGGATAGCTCTCTCATGGTGGTGCTAGAGCTCTGGTTGAGCTATATACAACCCTGGCGTTATACCATGGCAGCTTTGAACAACAAGTC ATCTGGACTTGCCTACCTTCCACCAATTTCATCCTGCTTTGATGGCTTTATCATAGACAACCTCATAATGTATACGCACATCTTCATACAGCTTTTACCGCGATTCCAACGTCTGGATTACACAGTGTACCGGAATGCTTTCATGCTGTACCGCCTAGCCACGATGTTCTCCCAAAATGATCTAATTGATCGCCTTCAGAGGTACGAGCGCCTCAATGCGGGCAACTCGTACGGTTTTGATTCCCCTCAGCGGCAAGTCAACATGATGAA CAAATCCCTTTCCCCTGGCGTTCACTGGAGTCCGGTTGTTGGTACTCACTTTCCAAAGCTGTTTAGCGAGACCATGAAGTTGCAAATGGAAAACTTCTTGCTCCTGATTAGCATGAGTCGGAATTCTATTCACAGAGATATGGCTGCTCTTCGAAATCAGATAGCCGAGAAACAGCGATCAAACGGATTTCTTATTAATTTCTTCAATAAGCTTTTCGGGGAAAGCACCCAGGACGAAGTGACACTACACGAATTCAGTCGAATACCAGAAGTGCTTCGTCAGTGCATAGACGCTTTTTGTCGAACCTTTAAT GTTGATCAAGCGAATTTGTCTTTACATGAGAACATGCCCGAGGAAACTTGTGCGCCAGCCTCCGCGGTCCCTTTACAAAAATTTAGTTTCTTTGACGACAGCGACTCGTTAGATACTTCAAAGATAAACCCGCATCAAATGTCGTTGAATGCCTCCAATATTCAGGCCACCATTGATCCGGCGCAAATGCCCGTCCGAACAAACGAAGTGAAGCCCCTAGTTAGGCTACTATATTGCCTTTCggaaaaaatcaacaaaaag TATGGCAGCCAAATCCAAGCATACTATACTCGCGATGACTACTGTGGCAAGGTTGCAAGGCAGCTGTTGTATGCCCCCATGACGGAGCAGTGGTTTGACAAGCGTGCTGGAAACACCGTCCTCTGCGAAAGGTTGGTTCCTCCTCGTGTCTGTCTGCGGCAGCTTGGCTCCCTTCCCGTTCTCGCAACGATCGGTTTAACGCTGCTTATTGGACAAGTGCTTTGGGGTTCCCCGATCTTGGGCCTCATCCTTTTGAGCTCTTTAGTCATTGGCTATAACCTGCTGTTGGCGCTGTTTTCATAG